ACACCAACGGTTATGATCGATGATTTAGATCCAATTCATAactggtacactatatagtagtatagatatagatatagaaaaGACGACGACTCGCGTGGAGATgacctagccgcctcctcctctccctccctcccgcagccgcctgcctccctccctcccgcacgcctcctttcctccctcccgcacgcctcctctcctcccacccacatcgccgccgccgccacccacctcctTGAACTGCACCGTCGGCGGCCAGATCCACCGCAACAAACCCCCCTTCCCTCCCCCCCAACGATGATGAGCAACAGCAGAGGGAGGATGAGGagcacgacgacggcggcggcggagagcagCAGCAATAGGCGGCACAGCAGCAGGCCTTGGGCAAGATTCCTCCGACCCCCGTCCTGCGTCACCTCTCCTccgaccacgccgccgtgctgcacGACGGCAAGTGGGCGCCCGCCCTCCCCGTCCTGCGATGGCCGAGATCCAGTTCGTCGCCCTTGTCCTTGCCTTACCTCACGTCTCCCCCGCCACCACCCACTGGCAGGAGGCCCCCGCCACTCCTCTTGCGCCTCCACCACGTCGTCGTCACTGGGAGGAGGTGCTCATTGCCTCCGGGAAGCACCACGGCCACTGGATCCGTTGCTACGTTCGTCGATCTGTATGTGATTGTTTGTTTTGGACCGTCTCAGTTCTGGTTAACTGGAGCTCATCCATGGTTGTACCTTTTCCCCTTTTTTCCATTGCAGTTTGGTCCGCTATCTACAGGTTCTCGTTGTTCTGGTCAGTTCTTCATGTTCTGTCTTCGGCCAGCCCTTTGCAGGCTGACTCCTTCGCTCCCTCTCTTCTCTGCTTTCCAGGCCCATGCTTGCATTTTTGCGGCCATGTATACATTCGATGTTAGATTTTGTCTATAAAATGGTTGTATTTGTTTTTTGTTCTGTTATTGGTAGAAGCCTAGCATCTAAAATTATTATTCCCTGCTTGTTTTTTGTGCTTGCTTGGCATTTGGAATTGGGGATTTTTGTCACTTCTCTAGATCCTGGTAGGACCTAGGATTTTTTGTACCTTTCTGCTGTATCCTAGAAGTAGCCTATTGATTTGTTTGTTGGAACTGCTCATATGTGTGCGTTGTTGGGGCTACCAAACAAACCGATATTGTTCTAGAAATGATCTATAAAAATTGTTCATTGGTTAGCTGAAGTAGTATGCTGTCAGGAAGACATTCACTGGGCTGGTCCATTTAGGCTGGCAAGCTTGGTTTGCGTCCATCCTGTCTGCTTCTTTTGGGTGTCATCTAGGTTTATTTACTCTTTTAGGTTCCTACTTTAGTGATCATGGATCCTTAGGTTTGTTTGATTTAATGGAATTGGGACCTACATGTTTTTTTCCTATTTGAATGAATGTAGGTTATGTTTTTCTTAAGCATTGAACCTCCTTGCAAAGAATGTGTGGAAATGTGGTTTTGCTCTCTGAGATGGTTGTGCTCAAATTTATGGTTCTTGATTAATGTTTTTTTTACTTTCTGCTAGTTTGTTTCTTTCGGTTTGGTGGTGGCCTTGGAATCCTGTTGACTCTTGGAAACTGCTGGACCCTATTGTTATTCTTTGGTTCATAAGGTCCGTCCTGCTTTATTTTCCGTTACTTGTTATGTGTAATCTCTATTCTTATTTATCTAATATCCTTGTTCGTCCTTTTTTGGTGTGTGTTTATAATTTTTGGGTTGTTCCTAATCATTACAACCATGTCTATTGTGCGTTCATCATGTGTGCCTATGTTTGAGGCTGTTGTGGGCTACTGTCGGATTCTATTCTTACATTTGAGAGGTGGTGGATCATGGTTCTATCCTTGGAGGGGTCAAGATTGATGTTATTGTTAGGGATGATGGCGTGCAGTCTCAAAACATGTTTTCGGGGGCAGTTCAACCTAGATCTCTCTACATTTGTTGCTCCTAAGGTTTCTGTTTAGAGTAAATTGCTCTTGGTACAATTGTTGATGGATTGACCTGCTTTCTCTTTCAGTGCCTTAAGCACCTAATGTTACTGAAAGCTATATATATTGTCATCACCTAACTGTACACACATACTGAAAGCTATATATATTGTTATCTACAGACTCTGTATCATTAAATTTCTGTTTTACATAGATTTTTTGTTTCCTAATGTTAGGTCATATGGTTCAATTGATATTCAGAAGACTTCTTCTTTGCCAAAGATGAGCTCTTGCTCGGTAATTTGCATGCCATGCTGCACATCATTTATAAACTGCAAAGGAGAGCTACTAATCTTAATATGGGTGAGGTACATGTTATAACTCTTCAGTGGTTGTAGCAGCCATATATTTTCATAGCAGAGGAGATGATACATAATATAGTTTGGTCAATGATTAATACATCACTTGAGGTTTATTTTTTACCACTGTCTATGCAAGTTTTGTGGTGGAATGCTTTCCATACGTTACTATTAGCTATGCTTAATTGTGTTTTGCATCTTCCTTGTAGCTCATACATTGTAGGATTTTATAATTAGCAAGAATTTTACATCTCCGGACTGGAAAGCTAGCTGACTTGGCACTATCTTCTTATCTGATTGTGAGATGTGTGATTTTGGGTTACAACCCTTAGTTTATTTCTTATTTTTTTCCCTCTGCTTCCTTCCATATTTTCCTATAATTAATTTAAAGCTTTATATTTTATCAGGTGCATTAGCACTTGCCGCTGCAGCAAGAGTTGCCACCAAATCAGATTATAAGTTATTTAAAAAAATTCTATATTGTGAAGTAGTTATGCCCATCCCATAGCTTAGATGGATCATGTGTTACAATATAAAGTATTTCATCGTGTCTCAAGCTTTCTGTGCTCAATGGTGAAACTTGCCACATGATATTAATATGATCAGCGAAAACCTGAATACATGCACATTTATCTTGACTTTTGGGGTTTGATATTCTTGATGATGTGTGAGGAAGGCTTGGTGCAATAAAAGATTGTAACATGTGTCTTCCTCATTTTTAACGTACCGGAGACATATAAAGAGGACTAAGTTTACAAGTTAGTAATAGGCACTTTATATGTGATGCCATGTGAGGAAGCCCTGGTATGATTCAATAGGAGATGGTAATTTGAGGAAGTTAAGAGCGCAAATTTGTTGCTACCTACCCTGGTTACTAAATTCAATCAGAATACTATAAAAGTACATGTCACTATAGTATTTATATATGGTCCAGTATATGGATGTGGGTCCCTTTTTTAGATTACTGCTACCTTCAATTGTTGGGTTTTCTTAGATTTTCCCATAAACATATGTGGAAAGCTTTCTTTCAGGCGATTGGATGTCACTTAACTATGATTTCTATTATTTTTATAGTATTTTTAAATGTCAAATAGTTATCATGACTTAATGGTGACATTTAAAAGTTGTATATTTGCACATGCATACGGGTATTTAACTTAACATGGTCTACATATTCAAATCTACAGTTCTGCACTATTCCTTTTGGATTACCCAATTATGTTCACTAGAAGTGTGTGATTCCCTTAGGTACTTGCAGAGTTTCCAACAATAATGTTGCAGGTCATTTTTTTAAGTAATACATTTTGATTATGTTCATTTCCTTTTCAAGTTCGGGGACTGTACTAGCTTTAATAAATATGTCGATGTCAAGCTAGATAAACTTATAGCATTTGTTTGTTAACAAAGGATCTTTAAATTCTCCCTTGAACCTCATACGTCGACCTATTTTCTTTACTTCCCTGTCCGTTGACTCATATAAATTATCTTTTTGCACGGGGCAAGATGTGTCCCTAAACCAACAGCTAAAGGAACTCATACAGTGTAATTCATACATTCAAATTTATCGATGTTGATGACAATTCAATAACAGCATCAGTCTAGATTGATCTCCCACCCCGCGGCAATAGGATATTGGCAACTCACTTGGAAATTCATTGAGAATTTACTCTGTTCAGAAGCAAAATCATATTCCGCTGCTCCATCCACTCCGTCCaggttcatctctctctctctctctcatgtcaaGCTTGATTCCTTGTAATATATTGTGTGATGGAAGTATATGTTTTCTTGCCTTTGGCCGCACTATTTCCATGTGCACTATAATATTTATTCAATATAAAATGCAGATTTTCAGAAATATCAAAGTTTGAGAGAAGCATATTTAGGCCTGAAATTTTTTATCTTGCCAAAACTTCCGTGCATACAGCGGCTTCTTTGAATTTCTGCTTCTAGGAGATGATGTTGGTTCTGAACTTCCATCACATTTATGAAGTTCTATTCTGCTCTAGCTCATGTTTTTATCCTAAATTGAATTAACTGGTTCATTTTTTTTTGTCGATAAGGAACATCATGGCAGATCTGTGGACGGCATCACCACAACCATAGATGGTCTAATCTCGAGGTGAAAATACTCTCTTTGTCTCTCAATTATGTTAACTAAATAGTTACTTGATTTGATGTTGGTTAGGATTTGTGTGGAGTAAGCAACTATTCTGTTTGACCACTGCCAGCTACTTCTAATTTTTGTTAGTCCCATTCTGCAACTACAACTTGCACAATAAGAACATTCAGATAATGTTGCATGTTCTGTCATTGATTGGCCAACTCATTATCTTCTTCTTTTGACCATTTTGGAGAGGAAACCAAAAGAGGAGAAGAAGGCAGCTGAAGAGCATGCTGCCGAAGTGAAGGGTT
Above is a window of Triticum aestivum cultivar Chinese Spring chromosome 6B, IWGSC CS RefSeq v2.1, whole genome shotgun sequence DNA encoding:
- the LOC123136201 gene encoding uncharacterized protein isoform X4 produces the protein MMSNSRGRMRSTTTAAAESSSNRRHSSRPWARFLRPPSCVTSPPTTPPCCTTASGRPPSPSCDGRDPVRRPCPCLTSRLPRHHPLAGGPRHSSCASTTSSSLGGGAHCLREAPRPLDPLLRSSIFWSAIYRFSLFCLFLSVWWWPWNPVDSWKLLDPIVILWFIRSYGSIDIQKTSSLPKMSSCSVICMPCCTSFINCKGELLILIWVSISLD
- the LOC123136201 gene encoding uncharacterized protein isoform X2: MMSNSRGRMRSTTTAAAESSSNRRHSSRPWARFLRPPSCVTSPPTTPPCCTTASGRPPSPSCDGRDPVRRPCPCLTSRLPRHHPLAGGPRHSSCASTTSSSLGGGAHCLREAPRPLDPLLRSSIFWSAIYRFSLFCLFLSVWWWPWNPVDSWKLLDPIVILWFIRSYGSIDIQKTSSLPKMSSCSVICMPCCTSFINCKGELLILIWHQSRLISHPAAIGYWQLTWKFIENLLCSEAKSYSAAPSTPSRNIMADLWTASPQP
- the LOC123136201 gene encoding uncharacterized protein isoform X1, with the translated sequence MMSNSRGRMRSTTTAAAESSSNRRHSSRPWARFLRPPSCVTSPPTTPPCCTTASGRPPSPSCDGRDPVRRPCPCLTSRLPRHHPLAGGPRHSSCASTTSSSLGGGAHCLREAPRPLDPLLRSSIFWSAIYRFSLFCLFLSVWWWPWNPVDSWKLLDPIVILWFIRSYGSIDIQKTSSLPKMSSCSVICMPCCTSFINCKGELLILIWHQSRLISHPAAIGYWQLTWKFIENLLCSEAKSYSAAPSTPSRFSEISKFERSIFRPEIFYLAKTSVHTAASLNFCF
- the LOC123136201 gene encoding uncharacterized protein isoform X3, which translates into the protein MMSNSRGRMRSTTTAAAESSSNRRHSSRPWARFLRPPSCVTSPPTTPPCCTTASGRPPSPSCDGRDPVRRPCPCLTSRLPRHHPLAGGPRHSSCASTTSSSLGGGAHCLREAPRPLDPLLRSSIFWSAIYRFSLFCLFLSVWWWPWNPVDSWKLLDPIVILWFIRSYGSIDIQKTSSLPKMSSCSVICMPCCTSFINCKGELLILIWVRCVPKPTAKGTHTV